The sequence below is a genomic window from Bacillota bacterium.
TCGACGACGAAGGTCAGGTGCTGCCCATGAGCAAAAGCACTGTATGTCGAATCCTCAAAGAGGATGCTCTACGCCCGTGGCGCCATCATCCCTGGGTACATCCAAGAGACCCCGAGTTTCGCGAGAAGGCTGAGGTCGTATTGGATCTATACCAGGGATACTGGCGCGGGCAGCACCTTGGTGAAGATGACTACGTAATCTGCTATGACGAAAAGCCCGGAATTCAGTGCCTTAAGCGTTGCCACCCCTCCTCTCCGACTGGTCCGTCGAGACCGGTAAGGATAGAGTACGAATATATAAGACTTGGGACCATTCAATACATGGCGGCTTGGGATATCTTCCGTGGCAAAGTTTACGGCGACTGTGTTCCAAGCGTAACCAAGCCTGTTTTCCATAAGTTCGTTGGCAAGGTGATGAGTCAGAAGGTCTACAAGAAAGCACATAGAGTGATTTGGGTTCTCGACAATGGCACCTGCCATCGAACCGATAAACAGATCATGGAGCTTGAGAGGCTTTATCCGAACATGATTGTCGTAAACCTCCCTCTACATGCGAGTTGGCTGAACCAAGCGGAGATATACTTATCCATCTTAGTGCGCAAGGTCTTAACTCCAAACGATTCCGACTCAGTTGATTATAATGGACCCAGAATTTTAGACACGGAAACGGCAGGTTTTAAGCTATAATGGAGTCATGAAGAAACAATATTCACCAACCTTTAAGGCACAGATTGTCCTTGAACTGCTCAAGGAAGAGAAAAGTGTAGCCCAAATCTCGTCTGAGCATGGAATTCACCCTTCCCAGCTTCATAAATGG
It includes:
- a CDS encoding IS630 family transposase, coding for MINLAPAARRAFPPLDRATVKAVACELPAKKGEPVSVYHISDIKRILDDEGQVLPMSKSTVCRILKEDALRPWRHHPWVHPRDPEFREKAEVVLDLYQGYWRGQHLGEDDYVICYDEKPGIQCLKRCHPSSPTGPSRPVRIEYEYIRLGTIQYMAAWDIFRGKVYGDCVPSVTKPVFHKFVGKVMSQKVYKKAHRVIWVLDNGTCHRTDKQIMELERLYPNMIVVNLPLHASWLNQAEIYLSILVRKVLTPNDSDSVDYNGPRILDTETAGFKL